A single window of Oncorhynchus keta strain PuntledgeMale-10-30-2019 chromosome 34, Oket_V2, whole genome shotgun sequence DNA harbors:
- the LOC127915277 gene encoding general transcriptional corepressor trfA-like isoform X30: MGSTWRENERERMSNVRRSWGTEDRTEREIKKERMSNVRRSWGTEDRTEREIKKERMSNVRRSWGTEDRTERESKKERMSNVRRSWGTEDRTERESKKERMSNVRRSWGTEDRTEREIKKERMSNVRRSWGTEDRTEREIKKERMSNVRRSWGTEDRTERESKKERMSNVRRSWGTEDRTERESKKERMSNVRRSWGTEDRTEREIKKERMSNVRRSWGTEDRTEREIKKERMSNVRRSWGTEDRTEREIKKERVSNVRRSWGTEDRTERENKKERLSNVRRSWGTEDRTEREIKKERMSNVRRSWGTEDRTEREIKKERMSNVRRSWGTEDRTEREIKKERMSNVRRSWGTEDRTEREIKKERMSNVRRSWGTEDRTEREIKKERMSNVRRSWGTEDRTEREIKKERMSNVRRSWGTEDRTEREIKKERMSNVRRSWGTEDRTERESKKERMSNVRRSWGTEDRTEREIKKERMSNVRRSWGTEDRTEREIKKERMSNVRRSWGTEDRTEREIKKERMSNVRRSWGTEDRTERESKKERMSNVRRSWGTEDRTEREIKKERMSNVRRSWGTEDRTEREIKKERMSNVRRSWGTEDRTEREIKKERMSNVRRSWGTEDRTERESKKERMSNVRRSWGTEDRTERESKKERMSNVRRSWGTEDRTERESKKERMSNVRRSWGTEDRTEREIKKERMSNVRRSWGTEDRTEREIKKERMSNVRRSWGTEDRTERESKKERMSNVRRSWGTEDRTERESKKERMSNVRRSWGTEDRTERESKKERMSNVRRSWGTEDRTERESKKERMSNVRRSWGTEDRTERESKKERMSNVRRSWGTEDRTERESKKERVSNVRRSWGTEDRTERESKKERMSNVRRSWGTEDRTEREIKKERMSNVRRSWGTEDRTERESKKERMSNVRRSWGTEDRTERESKKERMSNVRRSWGTEDRTERESKKERMSNVRRSWGTEDRTERESKKERMSNVRRSWGTEDRTERESKKERMSNVRRSWATEDRTERESKKG; the protein is encoded by the exons ATGGGAAGCActtggagagagaatgagagggagaggatgagtaacgtgaggaggtcgtggggaacagaagacaggacagaaagagagattaaaaaggagaggatgagtaacgtgaggag GTCGTGGGGAAcagaagacaggacagaaagagagattaaaaaggagaggatgagtaacgtgaggaggtcgtggggaacagaagacaggacagaaagagagagtaaaaaggagaggatgagtaacgtgaggaggtcgtggggaacagaagacaggacagaaagagagagtaaaaaggagaggatgagtaacgtgaggag gtcgtggggaacagaagacaggacagaaagagagattaaaaaggagaggatgagtaacgtgaggaggtcgtggggaacagaagacaggacagaaagagagattaaaaaggagaggatgagtaacgtgaggaggtcgtggggaacagaagacaggacagaaagagagagtaaaaaggagaggatgagtaacgtgaggag gtcgtggggaacagaagacaggacagaaagagagagtaaaaaggagaggatgagtaacgtgaggag gtcgtggggaacagaagacaggacagaaagagagattaaaaaggagaggatgagtaacgtgaggag GTCGTGGGGAAcagaagacaggacagaaagagagattaaaaaggagaggatgagtaacgtgaggaggtcgtggggaacagaagacaggacagaaagagagattaaaAAGGAGAGGGTGAGTAACGTGAGGAGGTCGTGGGGAAcagaagacaggacagaaagagagaataaaAAGGAGAGGTTGAGTAACGTGAGGAGGTCGTGGGGGAcagaagacaggacagaaagagagattaaaaaggagaggatgagtaacgtgaggaggtcgtggggaacagaagacaggacagaaagagagattaaaaaggagaggatgagtaacgtgaggaggtcgtggggaacagaagacaggacagaaagagagattaaaaaggagaggatgagtaacgtgaggaggtcgtggggaacagaagacaggacagaaagagagattaaaaaggagaggatgagtaacgtgaggaggtcgtggggaacagaagacaggacagaaagagagattaaaaaggagaggatgagtaacgtgaggaggtcgtggggaacagaagacaggacagaaagagagattaaaaaggagaggatgagtaacgtgaggag gtcgtggggaacagaagacaggacagaaagagagattaaaaaggagaggatgagtaacgtgaggaggtcgtggggaacagaagacaggacagaaagagagagtaaaaaggagaggatgagtaacgtgaggaggtcgtggggaacagaagacaggacagaaagagagattaaaaaggagaggatgagtaacgtgaggaggtcgtggggaacagaagacaggacagaaagagagattaaaaaggagaggatgagtaacgtgaggaggtcgtggggaacagaagacaggacagaaagagagattaaaaaggagaggatgagtaacgtgaggaggtcgtggggaacagaagacaggacagaaagagagagtaaaaaggagaggatgagtaacgtgaggaggtcgtggggaacagaagacaggacagaaagagagattaaaaaggagaggatgagtaacgtgaggaggtcgtggggaacagaagacaggacagaaagagagattaaaaaggagaggatgagtaacgtgaggaggtcgtggggaacagaagacaggacagaaagagagattaaaaaggagaggatgagtaacgtgaggaggtcgtggggaacagaagacaggacagaaagagagagtaaaaaggagaggatgagtaacgtgaggaggtcgtggggaacagaagacaggacagaaagagagagtaaaaaggagaggatgagtaacgtgaggaggtcgtgggggacagaagacaggacagaaagagagagtaaaaaggagaggatgagtaacgtgaggaggtcgtggggaacagaagacaggacagaaagagagattaaaaaggagaggatgagtaacgtgaggag gtcgtggggaacagaagacaggacagaaagagagattaaaaaggagaggatgagtaacgtgaggaggtcgtggggaacagaagacaggacagaaagagagagtaaaaaggagaggatgagtaacgtgaggaggtcgtggggaacagaagacaggacagaaagagagagtaaaaaggagaggatgagtaacgtgaggag gtcgtggggaacagaagacaggacagaaagagagagtaaaaaggagaggatgagtaacgtgaggaggtcgtgggggacagaagacaggacagaaagagagagtaaaaaggagaggatgagtaacgtgaggag gtcgtggggaacagaagacaggacagaaagagagagtaaaaaggagaggatgagtaacgtgaggaggtcgtggggaacagaagacaggacagaaagagagagtaaaaagGAGAGGGTGAGTAACGTGAGGAGGTCGTGGGGAAcagaagacaggacagaaagagagagtaaaaaggagaggatgagtaacgtgaggaggtcgtggggaacagaagacaggacagaaagagagattaaaaaggagaggatgagtaacgtgaggaggtcgtggggaacagaagacaggacagaaagagagagtaaaaaggagaggatgagtaacgtgaggaggtcgtggggaacagaagacaggacagaaagagagagtaaaaaggagaggatgagtaacgtgaggaggtcgtggggaacagaagacaggacagaaagagagagtaaaaaggagaggatgagtaacgtgaggaggtcgtggggaacagaagacaggacagaaagagagagtaaaaaggagaggatgagtaacgtgaggaggtcgtggggaacagaagacaggacagaaagagagagtaaaaaggagaggatgagtaacgtgaggaggtcgtgggcaacagaagacaggacagaaagagagagtaaaaagGGATAG
- the LOC127915277 gene encoding general transcriptional corepressor trfA-like isoform X26 yields the protein MGSTWRENERERMSNVRRSWGTEDRTEREIKKERMSNVRRSWGTEDRTEREIKKERMSNVRRSWGTEDRTERESKKERMSNVRRSWGTEDRTERESKKERMSNVRRSWGTEDRTEREIKKERMSNVRRSWGTEDRTEREIKKERMSNVRRSWGTEDRTERESKKERMSNVRRSWGTEDRTERESKKERMSNVRRSWGTEDRTEREIKKERMSNVRRSWGTEDRTEREIKKERMSNVRRSWGTEDRTEREIKKERVSNVRRSWGTEDRTERENKKERLSNVRRSWGTEDRTEREIKKERMSNVRRSWGTEDRTEREIKKERMSNVRRSWGTEDRTEREIKKERMSNVRRSWGTEDRTEREIKKERMSNVRRSWGTEDRTEREIKKERMSNVRRSWGTEDRTEREIKKERMSNVRRSWGTEDRTEREIKKERMSNVRRSWGTEDRTERESKKERMSNVRRSWGTEDRTERESKKERMSNVRRSWGTEDRTERESKKERMSNVRRSWGTEDRTERESKKERMSNVRRSWGTEDRTEREIKKERMSNVRRSWGTEDRTERESKKERMSNVRRSWGTEDRTEREIKKERMSNVRRSWGTEDRTEREIKKERMSNVRRSWGTEDRTESEIKKERMSNVRRSWGTEDRTERESKKERMSNVRRSWGTEDRTERESKKERMSNVRRSWGTEDRTERESKKERMSNVRRSWGTEDRTEREIKKERMSNVRRSWGTEDRTERESKKERMSNVRRSWGTEDRTERESKKERMSNVRRSWGTEDRTERESKKERMSNVRRSWGTEDRTERESKKERMSNVRRSWGTEDRTERESKKERMSNVRRSWGTEDRTERESKKERVSNVRRSWGTEDRTERESKKERMSNVRRSWGTEDRTEREIKKERMSNVRRSWGTEDRTERESKKERMSNVRRSWGTEDRTERESKKERMSNVRRSWGTEDRTERESKKERMSNVRRSWGTEDRTERESKKERMSNVRRSWGTEDRTERESKKERMSNVRRSWATEDRTERESKKG from the exons ATGGGAAGCActtggagagagaatgagagggagaggatgagtaacgtgaggaggtcgtggggaacagaagacaggacagaaagagagattaaaaaggagaggatgagtaacgtgaggag GTCGTGGGGAAcagaagacaggacagaaagagagattaaaaaggagaggatgagtaacgtgaggaggtcgtggggaacagaagacaggacagaaagagagagtaaaaaggagaggatgagtaacgtgaggaggtcgtggggaacagaagacaggacagaaagagagagtaaaaaggagaggatgagtaacgtgaggag gtcgtggggaacagaagacaggacagaaagagagattaaaaaggagaggatgagtaacgtgaggaggtcgtggggaacagaagacaggacagaaagagagattaaaaaggagaggatgagtaacgtgaggaggtcgtggggaacagaagacaggacagaaagagagagtaaaaaggagaggatgagtaacgtgaggag gtcgtggggaacagaagacaggacagaaagagagagtaaaaaggagaggatgagtaacgtgaggag gtcgtggggaacagaagacaggacagaaagagagattaaaaaggagaggatgagtaacgtgaggag GTCGTGGGGAAcagaagacaggacagaaagagagattaaaaaggagaggatgagtaacgtgaggaggtcgtggggaacagaagacaggacagaaagagagattaaaAAGGAGAGGGTGAGTAACGTGAGGAGGTCGTGGGGAAcagaagacaggacagaaagagagaataaaAAGGAGAGGTTGAGTAACGTGAGGAGGTCGTGGGGGAcagaagacaggacagaaagagagattaaaaaggagaggatgagtaacgtgaggaggtcgtggggaacagaagacaggacagaaagagagattaaaaaggagaggatgagtaacgtgaggaggtcgtggggaacagaagacaggacagaaagagagattaaaaaggagaggatgagtaacgtgaggaggtcgtggggaacagaagacaggacagaaagagagattaaaaaggagaggatgagtaacgtgaggaggtcgtggggaacagaagacaggacagaaagagagattaaaaaggagaggatgagtaacgtgaggaggtcgtggggaacagaagacaggacagaaagagagattaaaaaggagaggatgagtaacgtgaggag gtcgtggggaacagaagacaggacagaaagagagattaaaaaggagaggatgagtaacgtgaggaggtcgtggggaacagaagacaggacagaaagagagagtaaaaaggagaggatgagtaacgtgaggag gtcgtggggaacagaagacaggacagaaagagagagtaaaaaggagaggatgagtaacgtgaggaggtcgtggggaacagaagacaggacagaaagagagagtaaaaaggagaggatgagtaacgtgaggaggtcgtgggggacagaagacaggacagaaagagagagtaaaaaggagaggatgagtaacgtgaggaggtcgtggggaacagaagacaggacagaaagagagattaaaaaggagaggatgagtaacgtgaggaggtcgtggggaacagaagacaggacagaaagagagagtaaaaaggagaggatgagtaacgtgaggaggtcgtggggaacagaagacaggacagaaagagagattaaaaaggagaggatgagtaacgtgaggaggtcgtggggaacagaagacaggacagaaagagagattaaaaaggagaggatgagtaacgtgaggaggtcgtggggaacagaagacaggacagaaagcGAGATTAAAAAGGAGAGGATGAGTAACGTGAGGAGGTCGTGGGGAAcagaagacaggacagaaagagagagtaaaaaggagaggatgagtaacgtgaggaggtcgtggggaacagaagacaggacagaaagagagagtaaaaaggagaggatgagtaacgtgaggaggtcgtgggggacagaagacaggacagaaagagagagtaaaaaggagaggatgagtaacgtgaggaggtcgtggggaacagaagacaggacagaaagagagattaaaaaggagaggatgagtaacgtgaggaggtcgtggggaacagaagacaggacagaaagagagagtaaaaaggagaggatgagtaacgtgaggaggtcgtggggaacagaagacaggacagaaagagagagtaaaaaggagaggatgagtaacgtgaggag gtcgtggggaacagaagacaggacagaaagagagagtaaaaaggagaggatgagtaacgtgaggaggtcgtgggggacagaagacaggacagaaagagagagtaaaaaggagaggatgagtaacgtgaggag gtcgtggggaacagaagacaggacagaaagagagagtaaaaaggagaggatgagtaacgtgaggaggtcgtggggaacagaagacaggacagaaagagagagtaaaaagGAGAGGGTGAGTAACGTGAGGAGGTCGTGGGGAAcagaagacaggacagaaagagagagtaaaaaggagaggatgagtaacgtgaggaggtcgtggggaacagaagacaggacagaaagagagattaaaaaggagaggatgagtaacgtgaggaggtcgtggggaacagaagacaggacagaaagagagagtaaaaaggagaggatgagtaacgtgaggaggtcgtggggaacagaagacaggacagaaagagagagtaaaaaggagaggatgagtaacgtgaggaggtcgtggggaacagaagacaggacagaaagagagagtaaaaaggagaggatgagtaacgtgaggaggtcgtggggaacagaagacaggacagaaagagagagtaaaaaggagaggatgagtaacgtgaggaggtcgtggggaacagaagacaggacagaaagagagagtaaaaaggagaggatgagtaacgtgaggaggtcgtgggcaacagaagacaggacagaaagagagagtaaaaagGGATAG
- the LOC127915277 gene encoding general transcriptional corepressor trfA-like isoform X15, which produces MGSTWRENERERMSNVRRSWGTEDRTEREIKKERMSNVRRSWGTEDRTEREIKKERMSNVRRSWGTEDRTERESKKERMSNVRRSWGTEDRTERESKKERMSNVRRSWGTEDRTEREIKKERMSNVRRSWGTEDRTEREIKKERMSNVRRSWGTEDRTERESKKERMSNVRRSWGTEDRTERESKKERMSNVRRSWGTEDRTEREIKKERMSNVRRSWGTEDRTEREIKKERMSNVRRSWGTEDRTEREIKKERVSNVRRSWGTEDRTERENKKERLSNVRRSWGTEDRTEREIKKERMSNVRRSWGTEDRTEREIKKERMSNVRRSWGTEDRTEREIKKERMSNVRRSWGTEDRTEREIKKERMSNVRRSWGTEDRTEREIKKERMSNVRRSWGTEDRTEREIKKERMSNVRRSWGTEDRTEREIKKERMSNVRRSWGTEDRTERESKKERMSNVRRSWGTEDRTEREIKKERMSNVRRSWGTEDRTEREIKKERMSNVRRSWGTEDRTEREIKKERMSNVRRSWGTEDRTERESKKERMSNVRRSWGTEDRTEREIKKERMSNVRRSWGTEDRTEREIKKERMSNVRRSWGTEDRTEREIKKERMSNVRRSWGTEDRTERESKKERMSNVRRSWGTEDRTERESKKERMSNVRRSWGTEDRTERESKKERMSNVRRSWGTEDRTEREIKKERMSNVRRSWGTEDRTERESKKERMSNVRRSWGTEDRTERESKKERMSNVRRSWGTEDRTERESKKERMSNVRRSWGTEDRTERESKKERMSNVRRSWGTEDRTEREIKKERMSNVRRSWGTEDRTERESKKERMSNVRRSWGTEDRTERESKKERMSNVRRSWGTEDRTERESKKERMSNVRRSWGTEDRTERESKKERMSNVRRSWGTEDRTERESKKERMSNVRRSWGTEDRTERESKKERVSNVRRSWGTEDRTERESKKERMSNVRRSWGTEDRTEREIKKERMSNVRRSWGTEDRTERESKKERMSNVRRSWGTEDRTERESKKERMSNVRRSWGTEDRTERESKKERMSNVRRSWGTEDRTERESKKERMSNVRRSWGTEDRTERESKKERMSNVRRSWATEDRTERESKKG; this is translated from the exons ATGGGAAGCActtggagagagaatgagagggagaggatgagtaacgtgaggaggtcgtggggaacagaagacaggacagaaagagagattaaaaaggagaggatgagtaacgtgaggag GTCGTGGGGAAcagaagacaggacagaaagagagattaaaaaggagaggatgagtaacgtgaggaggtcgtggggaacagaagacaggacagaaagagagagtaaaaaggagaggatgagtaacgtgaggaggtcgtggggaacagaagacaggacagaaagagagagtaaaaaggagaggatgagtaacgtgaggag gtcgtggggaacagaagacaggacagaaagagagattaaaaaggagaggatgagtaacgtgaggaggtcgtggggaacagaagacaggacagaaagagagattaaaaaggagaggatgagtaacgtgaggaggtcgtggggaacagaagacaggacagaaagagagagtaaaaaggagaggatgagtaacgtgaggag gtcgtggggaacagaagacaggacagaaagagagagtaaaaaggagaggatgagtaacgtgaggag gtcgtggggaacagaagacaggacagaaagagagattaaaaaggagaggatgagtaacgtgaggag GTCGTGGGGAAcagaagacaggacagaaagagagattaaaaaggagaggatgagtaacgtgaggaggtcgtggggaacagaagacaggacagaaagagagattaaaAAGGAGAGGGTGAGTAACGTGAGGAGGTCGTGGGGAAcagaagacaggacagaaagagagaataaaAAGGAGAGGTTGAGTAACGTGAGGAGGTCGTGGGGGAcagaagacaggacagaaagagagattaaaaaggagaggatgagtaacgtgaggaggtcgtggggaacagaagacaggacagaaagagagattaaaaaggagaggatgagtaacgtgaggaggtcgtggggaacagaagacaggacagaaagagagattaaaaaggagaggatgagtaacgtgaggaggtcgtggggaacagaagacaggacagaaagagagattaaaaaggagaggatgagtaacgtgaggaggtcgtggggaacagaagacaggacagaaagagagattaaaaaggagaggatgagtaacgtgaggaggtcgtggggaacagaagacaggacagaaagagagattaaaaaggagaggatgagtaacgtgaggag gtcgtggggaacagaagacaggacagaaagagagattaaaaaggagaggatgagtaacgtgaggaggtcgtggggaacagaagacaggacagaaagagagagtaaaaaggagaggatgagtaacgtgaggaggtcgtggggaacagaagacaggacagaaagagagattaaaaaggagaggatgagtaacgtgaggaggtcgtggggaacagaagacaggacagaaagagagattaaaaaggagaggatgagtaacgtgaggaggtcgtggggaacagaagacaggacagaaagagagattaaaaaggagaggatgagtaacgtgaggaggtcgtggggaacagaagacaggacagaaagagagagtaaaaaggagaggatgagtaacgtgaggaggtcgtggggaacagaagacaggacagaaagagagattaaaaaggagaggatgagtaacgtgaggaggtcgtggggaacagaagacaggacagaaagagagattaaaaaggagaggatgagtaacgtgaggaggtcgtggggaacagaagacaggacagaaagagagattaaaaaggagaggatgagtaacgtgaggaggtcgtggggaacagaagacaggacagaaagagagagtaaaaaggagaggatgagtaacgtgaggaggtcgtggggaacagaagacaggacagaaagagagagtaaaaaggagaggatgagtaacgtgaggaggtcgtgggggacagaagacaggacagaaagagagagtaaaaaggagaggatgagtaacgtgaggaggtcgtggggaacagaagacaggacagaaagagagattaaaaaggagaggatgagtaacgtgaggaggtcgtggggaacagaagacaggacagaaagagagagtaaaaaggagaggatgagtaacgtgaggag GTCGTGGGGAAcagaagacaggacagaaagagagagtaaaaaggagaggatgagtaacgtgaggaggtcgtggggaacagaagacaggacagaaagagagagtaaaaaggagaggatgagtaacgtgaggaggtcgtgggggacagaagacaggacagaaagagagagtaaaaaggagaggatgagtaacgtgaggaggtcgtggggaacagaagacaggacagaaagagagattaaaaaggagaggatgagtaacgtgaggaggtcgtggggaacagaagacaggacagaaagagagagtaaaaaggagaggatgagtaacgtgaggaggtcgtggggaacagaagacaggacagaaagagagagtaaaaaggagaggatgagtaacgtgaggag gtcgtggggaacagaagacaggacagaaagagagagtaaaaaggagaggatgagtaacgtgaggaggtcgtgggggacagaagacaggacagaaagagagagtaaaaaggagaggatgagtaacgtgaggag gtcgtggggaacagaagacaggacagaaagagagagtaaaaaggagaggatgagtaacgtgaggaggtcgtggggaacagaagacaggacagaaagagagagtaaaaagGAGAGGGTGAGTAACGTGAGGAGGTCGTGGGGAAcagaagacaggacagaaagagagagtaaaaaggagaggatgagtaacgtgaggaggtcgtggggaacagaagacaggacagaaagagagattaaaaaggagaggatgagtaacgtgaggaggtcgtggggaacagaagacaggacagaaagagagagtaaaaaggagaggatgagtaacgtgaggaggtcgtggggaacagaagacaggacagaaagagagagtaaaaaggagaggatgagtaacgtgaggaggtcgtggggaacagaagacaggacagaaagagagagtaaaaaggagaggatgagtaacgtgaggaggtcgtggggaacagaagacaggacagaaagagagagtaaaaaggagaggatgagtaacgtgaggaggtcgtggggaacagaagacaggacagaaagagagagtaaaaaggagaggatgagtaacgtgaggaggtcgtgggcaacagaagacaggacagaaagagagagtaaaaagGGATAG